Within the Deinococcus cellulosilyticus NBRC 106333 = KACC 11606 genome, the region CAGGGGGGCCTGCGCAGAATGGACGTGCGCTTTTCCAACAGTTTACTTGCTCAGGAAGGGCAACTCCACCACCTGTGCCGGGGCTTCCTTGCCCCGCACTTCGACAGTGAGGTCCTGGCCAAGTGCGGCCACATCAACATAGGCCATGGCAATGGGCTTCTTGAGGGTGGGGCTCAGGGTGCCTGAGGTCACCACACCGACCAGCTCGCCTCCAGATTTGACAGGGTAGCCTTCTCTGGCAGGAACTTTCTCCAGGGTCAGGCCAACCAGTTTGCGGGTCACTGGCTGTCCTGTGAGGGCCTCTTTGCCATGAAACTCCTTGTCTTTAATCACCCAGCCATAGTGGGTGGCCAGTGGGGTCAGGGTGTCATTGAATTCATGCCCGTACAGAGGGAAGCCAGCTTCCAGACGCAGGGTGTCACGGGCTCCGAGACCACAGGGGGTGATGCCAAGGGCCACCAGTTTGTCCCACAGGTCTGCTGCAAGTTCTGCCTTCACGAAGACCTCGAAACCGTCTTCTCCGGTGTATCCGGTGCGGGCGAGCATCACATTGAAACCCATCAGTTCTGCAAAGAACACGCTGTTCTTCTTCTTTTTGCTGAGGTCCACGTCGATGTGGGGTTGCAGGGTCTCCTCTGCTTTTGGGCCCTGCACGGCAATCAGGCCCCACTGGTCAGATTCATTGCTGAATTCCACATCGCCAGACAGCAAACTCTGGATATGCCTGAAGTCCTTGTCGATGTTGGAAGCATTCACCACCATCAGGTACTCTTCGGGGGCGATGCAGTAGATGTAGATGTCATCGATGAGGCCGCCCTCGCTGCCTGGAAGCATGTTGTACTGGGCACGTCCGGGTTTCAGTTTGGACACATCGTTGGGGGTGATGCTCTGGAGGAACGCCAGCGCACCGCTGCCTTTGAATCGGAATTCGCCCATGTGAGACACATCAAACATGCCCACACTCTCGCGGACGGCTTGATGCTCCTGCATCACACCAGCGTACTGGACAGGCATGTCCCAGCCGCCAAAGGGGACCATTCTGGCTTTGAGGGCCAGGTGACTCTGGTAAAGGGGGGTGCGTTTCAGCTGTTCATCCATGGTAGGTCCAATTTACCACAATCGTATACGCGTATACGTTTTTCAGCTGTGCGTTTCCCTGGTGAGAAAAAATCTTTATAATGGTCACGCGAACTGAAGAGGCTGATGTGCAGAGAATCATCAAACTGCTGAAAAAACTCCCCCGCAGACGACCCCTGCAACTCATCCCTTACAGAGGATTCGGGACACCCACCAACGTGCACCTGCGAGGCCGTGTGCTGCTCGCCTTCAACCTGCTTCCCGCCAGCAAGGAAAGCAGCCGCTGGATGAACTTCCGCAACATGTGGGCCAGGTTCGCCAGCGACGAGGTGCGGGGGGTGCAGGTGAGCGCCACCATCAACAACCACACCTACCACGCTGAAACAGACCCTGAGGGCTTTTACGAGATTGAAGCCCACCTGCCAGAGCCCCTCCCACCCGGATGGCAGTTTGTCACGCTGGAACTGGAAGACGGCACCGAATGCCGAGGAGAAATCCTCGTCTCGGACAATGCCGATTTTGGCATCATCTCCGATCTGGACGACACCGTTTTGCAGACAGGAGCCACCGCCATCTTCCGCATGGTGATGATGATCATCTTTTCCAACGCCCACACGCGCCTCCCCTTCAAAGGGGTCTCCAGCCTGTATCAGGCCTTCCACACCGAGAAGAACCCTATTTTTTATGTGTCTGGCAGCCCCTGGAACATCTACGACCTGCTGGCAGAATTCATGGACATCAACCAGATTCCCCGTGGTCCCATGGTCCTGAAAGACTGGGGGGCCCTGAACATCAAAAACCAGAAGGGGCACAAGTTGCGCTTCATCCGGGAAATCCTCAACACCTACCCGGACCTGCCTTTCCTGTTGATCGGGGACAGCGGCGAAAAAGACCCGGAAATCTACCAGCAGATTGTCTCCGAGTTTCCAAGCCGCATCAAAGCGGTCTACATCCGCAATGTCACCCCGGGGCCAGAACGGGAACAGACGGTTCAGGCCATTGCCCACCAGGTGCAGGGTCTTGGCGTGCCTTTCCTGATGGCCAAAGACTCTCTGGAAGTGGCAGTTCATGCCCATTCTCTCGGGCTGATCGGAGACGAAGAACTCCAGACCATCCAGAACCACATGCTGAAGTGAACACCAGCAGTCACCTGAGGCGAATCTTAAAGAAACTTCTGAATTTCATGAGCGTTATGCTCAAAGTTTTTCATTTTGGTTCAGAACAAGTGAGGTGAGCGTTCATTAGAATGGGAATGAGAAGAGATTTTTCTTTTCTGGGACACTCACAGGGAACCTCAGGCCTGGGATGTTCCATCTGGAGGACGCACATGAAAAAATGGATCGCAGTACTGATTGCAGGTTCTTTGGGCTCCGCCTTCGCCGCAGACAAGGTTCATGTTGGCCTGCCCTATGTGGGGTTCAGCACGGATCTCTCACCCACCACTGAAGTGCGTTTCACTGCAGGGCTTTACCAGTTGGATGTTGCTGCACCGATCCGACTGAGCAGTGATGCCAGTTACGTGTATGCAGCTCCACAGGTGGGTTTTGGCTGGACGAGCAGTTTCTGGTCTCCCTTCGGCAAAAATGCTGGCTTCAGTGCTGGAGCAAACCTCGGCTACAATTACCTGCTCAATGAAGACTGGCGCATCTATGGTGAAGCTGGTCCTGCTCTGTATTTTGGCAGTGGTGGGGTAGGTGTAGGCCTGAACGTCAAAATTGGTGCCAGCTTCACCCTCCGCTGAAATCAAACCCTTTAAAGCAGAGACGTTGAACGTCTCTGCTTTTTTGTTTGCATGAACCAGAGGCAGGGCGATCTCAGGCTGTTCTAGACCCCCAGGTTGCACCTGCCGCTGCAGACAGGTATGACAGAGCCATGCCAGCCCTGTTCCATCCCCCTTTCAAACCCTGCCCTTGCGGATCAGGGCGCTCCTTCCAGAAGTGCTGTGGTCCTTTGCTTTCAGGAGAGGCCAGAGCCTCCAGTGCAGAGCAACTGATGCGTTCCCGTTACACGGCCTTTGTGCTGAAACATCAAATGTACCTGCTGCAGACCTGGCATGAGAGCACCCGTCCTGCCACACTGGATCTTGCAGACGACACCACCCGCTGGGAATCCCTGACTGTTCACCACAGTGAGGCAGGACAGCCTGAGGACACCACAGGGACTGTAGAGTTCACAGCCCGGTTCCGGCTGGAGGGGAAACGCCACCAGATGCGGGAGAACAGCACTTTCATACGGACAGAAACAGGCTGGAAGTATGTGCAGGGGGAGCAAAAAAGTCCTTGATCCTCAAAAAGCAGCTTCCCAGATAGAATTTCGGCCAGCAGGGAAACCTGCTGGCCTTCGACGATTTGCGTGAAAGCGTGGAATTTTGAAGTTGGGTGCCCTGAAACTTACTCCTGGGCGTTGTAAGCAGCCCGCAGGATTTCAGCCACTTCTGGACGGGTGAACTCTCTGGGGAGGTTCTCTCCAGCACGGAGCATGCCACGCACCCTGGTTCCAGAGAGGATCAGGTGGTGCTTGCTGTCGTGGGGGCAGGTGCGGGGAGACACCATCTGGCCGCAGGTCTGGCAGTAGAAGGTGTGCTCGAATTTGAGGATGGTCAGGCCCAGTTCTTCAGGGTTGTAAGCACCAAAGATTTCCTGAGCGTCGTAAGTGCCGTAGTAGGACCCCACACCTGCATGGTCACGGCCCACGATGAAGTGGGTGCAACCATAGTTGCGGCGGCTGATGGCGTGAAGGATCGCTTCACGGGGACCAGCGTAACGCATGGCAGCAGGGTACACACCCAGCAAAACACGGGTTTTGGGGTAGTAGTGCTCCAGCAGTTTCTCGTAGGCTTCCATGCGGGTGTCTGCAGGAACATCATCAGACTTGGTGGCGCCAACGAGGGGGTTCAGGAACAGACCATCCACCAGTTCCAGAGCAACCTTGTGCAGGTACTCGTGGGCACGGTGAATGGGGTTTCTGGTCTGGAAGGCCACCACGGTTTTCCAGCCACGGGTCTCAAAGATCTCGCGGGTTTCTGCCGGGGTGTAGTGGTGGTTGGCGAACTGCCCACGGTTCAGCTCGAACAGGGTCACTTCACCGGCCAGGTTGATGTCTCCCTGAGCGTAGAGTGCAGCGACGCCTGGGTGGGCCTCTTCGGTGGTTTTGTAGACGTGTCCGGCTTCCCATTCTTTGCGGGCAGCGTATTTCTCGGTGATGTTGAGGGTCCCGACGGCTTCACCACCGTGGGTCAACACAACCAGACCAGACAGCTGATCTGCCACCTCCTGAGACACGCCCAGGGTGATGGGCACGCTCCAGGGCAGGCCACTGTCGAGGCGCATGTTCTCAACAACGTTCAGGTAGTCCTTTTCGCCCATGAATCCGGTCAGGGGGGAGTAAACGCCCGTTGCGATCAGTTCCAGATCGGCAAAGTTGCGCTCGGACAGTTCGATTTTTGGCAGGGTGCTCAGGTCCCCGTCAAACTTCTGAACGCGGTTGATCAGCACCCCTCCGTGGGGGGTTGGCAGGTGGCTTCTGGCGATGGTGTTGGTCATTTCAGGGATTCCTCTAATCGGGGTGATGCTGTAGGGGTGGGCCGCCGGCTCACCCTGTTGAATTAAAGTGTGTTCTCTCCGACCCACAGTCCGCACTCGGTCTTGCCTTTGCCCGCCCAGCGGCCTGCTCTGGCATCTTCTCCGGGGCGCACGGCTCTGGTGCAGGGCCAGCATCCGATGCTCAGGAAACCGTCCCAGTACAGG harbors:
- the gcvT gene encoding glycine cleavage system aminomethyltransferase GcvT, yielding MDEQLKRTPLYQSHLALKARMVPFGGWDMPVQYAGVMQEHQAVRESVGMFDVSHMGEFRFKGSGALAFLQSITPNDVSKLKPGRAQYNMLPGSEGGLIDDIYIYCIAPEEYLMVVNASNIDKDFRHIQSLLSGDVEFSNESDQWGLIAVQGPKAEETLQPHIDVDLSKKKKNSVFFAELMGFNVMLARTGYTGEDGFEVFVKAELAADLWDKLVALGITPCGLGARDTLRLEAGFPLYGHEFNDTLTPLATHYGWVIKDKEFHGKEALTGQPVTRKLVGLTLEKVPAREGYPVKSGGELVGVVTSGTLSPTLKKPIAMAYVDVAALGQDLTVEVRGKEAPAQVVELPFLSK
- a CDS encoding App1 family protein, with translation MQRIIKLLKKLPRRRPLQLIPYRGFGTPTNVHLRGRVLLAFNLLPASKESSRWMNFRNMWARFASDEVRGVQVSATINNHTYHAETDPEGFYEIEAHLPEPLPPGWQFVTLELEDGTECRGEILVSDNADFGIISDLDDTVLQTGATAIFRMVMMIIFSNAHTRLPFKGVSSLYQAFHTEKNPIFYVSGSPWNIYDLLAEFMDINQIPRGPMVLKDWGALNIKNQKGHKLRFIREILNTYPDLPFLLIGDSGEKDPEIYQQIVSEFPSRIKAVYIRNVTPGPEREQTVQAIAHQVQGLGVPFLMAKDSLEVAVHAHSLGLIGDEELQTIQNHMLK
- a CDS encoding YchJ family protein produces the protein MPALFHPPFKPCPCGSGRSFQKCCGPLLSGEARASSAEQLMRSRYTAFVLKHQMYLLQTWHESTRPATLDLADDTTRWESLTVHHSEAGQPEDTTGTVEFTARFRLEGKRHQMRENSTFIRTETGWKYVQGEQKSP
- the sat gene encoding sulfate adenylyltransferase, whose protein sequence is MTNTIARSHLPTPHGGVLINRVQKFDGDLSTLPKIELSERNFADLELIATGVYSPLTGFMGEKDYLNVVENMRLDSGLPWSVPITLGVSQEVADQLSGLVVLTHGGEAVGTLNITEKYAARKEWEAGHVYKTTEEAHPGVAALYAQGDINLAGEVTLFELNRGQFANHHYTPAETREIFETRGWKTVVAFQTRNPIHRAHEYLHKVALELVDGLFLNPLVGATKSDDVPADTRMEAYEKLLEHYYPKTRVLLGVYPAAMRYAGPREAILHAISRRNYGCTHFIVGRDHAGVGSYYGTYDAQEIFGAYNPEELGLTILKFEHTFYCQTCGQMVSPRTCPHDSKHHLILSGTRVRGMLRAGENLPREFTRPEVAEILRAAYNAQE